The window cacccctataactcatacgcatataatccagtcgaccgccttcgggctccgagatgtagggctgttacttcctccgagaagggcctgaactcgtaaatcccttgcgtatacaactactccatagctaggatcttgcctctccattcctaccccccccattctactgtcaggcttagaaccacgacaccagctACTGGGTCCCCTGTGCCGGCTGACCCGGCTCTGGATGGGCCGGCCGGACGTGGCCCGACACCACCTGCATCCCCGTTGCCAGGTGACTCTGGCACCGGCTCGCAGGGTGCTTCGGCCTCGCCTCTTCTGATGCCGTCCTCTGCACCGACTCCAGCATTGTCAGCACAACCCACTGCTGTTTCTCTTCGTCCTCGAACACGCAGCCAAACAGGTGTTTTTCAGCCAAAGAAACGCACTGACGGGACCGTCGCGTGGCTCGTTGCTTGCATGGCTCATATTGCTGCGGATCCTACTGCTGAGCGTCGCCATTTTCAGGCTGCGTTGGGTATTCCTCACTGGCGTGCCGTGATGGAACATGAGTTTCAGGCCCTGCTGAAGAATGACACTTGGCATCTTGTTCCTCCAGTGACTGGTGTTAACATTATTGATTCTTAGTGGGTTTTCAAAGTCAAGAGACATGCTGATGGGTCTATTGAGCACTACAAGGCCAGGCTAGTTGCCAAAGGTTTCAAACAGacgtatggtcttgattatgaagacacatTCAGTCCAGTTATCAAGCCCACTACTATTCGTTTACTGATGTCTCTTGCTGTTACTCGTggatggtttcttcgtcagcttgatgtgcagaatgctttcttgcatggagtcttggaggaagaggtttatatgtgtCAGCCGTCGGGTTTTGTGGATCCTGCACGTcctcatcatctctgtcgtctTGTTAAGGCGCTATATGGACTTAAACAGGCTCCCCGTGCGTGGCATGCTCGTATTGGCTCTGTTCTTCGGGCGCTGGGGTTTCTTCCCTCCACAGCTGACACGTCCTTGTTTCTTCTTCAGCGTCATGAGGTTACGATGCATCTacttgtttatgttgatgatatcatcctcaTCAGTTCCTCCGATGTTGCTGCTGATCGTCTTGTGGCTGCCTTGAGTGGTGATTTTGCTGTCAAGGACTTAGGTGCTCTGCACTTTTTCCTTGGTCTGGAGGTTTCGCGGTCTTCTGCTGGGTTGACTACTCGGAAGAAGTATTCTCTGGACTTGTTGCGTCGTGCTGGCATGTTGAAGTGTAAACATGCGATCACTCTGATGTCTGCTACTGATCGGCTGTCTGCTCTTGATGGAGATCTTCTTCCACCTGATGATGCTACTGAGTATCGCAGTCTCGTTGGTGGTCTGCAGTATCTTACTATCACCAGACCCGATGTTTCCTGTGCAGACAACCGTGTCTGTCAGTACCTCCATGCACCTAGGACGTCTCATTGGTCAGCTGTGAAGCGTATCCTCCGTTATATCTGCCTCACTGCTTCCTATGGTTTACTTCTCCAGCCTGCACTGTCTTGTGAGATCTCAGCATTttcagatgcagattgggctggcaaacctgatgacaggcgatccacggggggatatgcagtgtttcttggtcctaacttgatcgcctggaatgctcgcaagcaagCTACGATGTCTcgcagcagtactgaagctgagtacaaagcagttgcTGATGCGACTGCTGAGATCATATGGGCTCAGTCCTTGTTGAAAGAATTGAGAGTCTCTCCTGCTCATCCTCCAGTGCTTttgtgtgacaatattggtgctacTTATCTTTCGTCAAATCCGGTGTTTCATGCTCGGACGAAACACATTGAGGTAGACTATCACTTTGTTCGGGAACGCGTTGCACAGAAGCTCCTCAGTATCAAGTTCATCTCGTCAAAGGATCAACTTgcggacatcttcacgaagcctcttccacaaccacaatttgtaggctgtaggcgcaatcttaacttgctttgtacctcaggccatagttaagattgagggaggatgtTAGACTGTATATATACGAGGACTCTTGTATACACCTGTATTTGTACTGTACCCTTTGGTACtcctatataatgagatagccacaccccgttTAAGGTGTCGAGCAGTTTCCCAAACTATATCTTTTACAAACTGAGCATTGATCATTGATTGCAAAAGAGTGTAGCTCAGGATATTGCTCAACTAAGGCCACTAAGCTAAGGGTTTTTGTATAAAGACTGATTTCATCATCGAAGTATAGAATCCGGTGTCAACTTTGCAGAAAGACTGAATCCATGGACAGATATGGTGTTCGTTTTGGGGgtcacgttggagatgccctaacgttGTGTGGAAGCTCAGTGTTCCTCCACAATCAAATCTGGGTACCACAAGTTCATGGTTATGGTTTCGTTCGACAAGAGAAGCGAAGTTTTCTGAACATAAATTGTGAAATCAACCACGTCGGTCCATCAGATTGGGTACATTTAGCACACTGCTATTACAAACTAAGGATCCAGGCGGGCATCCTGTGAACCCACATGCATGTAAGTATATCAAAAGTCAATCCTAGGTCGACTTTTACTATGCTTGCATACAGGTTCACGCGGACTCGTGCCGTGCTTGCACGGTTGCACCCCTGATTAAATCAGATTGATAGAGATAGACAACTGCAACAAcaaaacagtagtagtattcccggcCAAAAAAAAAAACAGTAGTATAGTATAACAACAACAACATGTATAAGAAAAACTCAACACGCCGTCCCCTTTGGACTGTCATAGTTCTTCCAGAAAACCAAGAACACCAGTGATCCGCCAACCAGGGTCGCGGTTAGCCGTCTGATTGGCAGTAGCGGCCGTACGTACAGTAGGCATAAAGGAGACAAGATGAAAAACAGGTCTTTCAAGGGTAGTAGAGCGCACAAGAAGACGCGACAGTGCACAGGAGGAGCCCTGGGCGCACAGCGTACGTACATGATTCATGGGAGAATTAGCTAAGGTGACGATTTATGAAGGCGCTTCAATCGGGGGAGTTAATAGTGGTATTGCTTCTAGTAGTGGCCGTTGGCGGCGCCCGAGTTGGTGGCGCTGCCGCTCTTGCCGTCGACGACGACCTCGGTCATGGGCacctggtcggccttgcgcttgcggGCCTCCAGGATCTGCTGCGTCGACTTGTAGTAGATGGCGTACAGGATTATCTGCCCCACAGCGAACATCACGCCCAGCCCGTTGGGGATCTGCATCCAACAGCAAAGAATACCAATTTAACCCACAGCGACAGTAACGTGAACATAAGTTTGTAACCAGAAAAACAAATCAGAATCCAAGAAATGTGTTAGCCTGAGCTAAGGGTCAGCACAGTAGTAGGTGATGCGTTGCATGCCGTGGCCGCGGACAAAGGGCAACTAGAATAGCACATGATGTAACCTTGTGTTGTGGTGTACCACCGACTACCGTGCATCAGCGGTCAGGAGCGGACGGATAGATCCCAAAGGCACTCGCATTGATTGGGAGGTGAACGCAGCGCGATGCCAATGCGGACGTGGGCGGTGGCAGCATCTACCTCGCCGTCTTCCTCTCGTGCCATACACACCGCACAAGCTACACCTCACAGGTCGGGATCAGCTGCTGAGCCCCCCCGATTTGACGCCTCCAGTTGACAACACGGCCTCTCTTTGAACGAAAACCTGTTTCTTCTCTTGGAATTTCaacgaaaaaaacatgtttttgccATCCCGACACACAGCTGGCGCCAACAGTAATTATTCATTCGGACTGGGACAGGCAGCCAGGTGTGTGCTGTTAGCGTGACAATCCCAAATCCAAACAGGTAGCCGACAACGGAGACGATCCGGTCCGCAAGGTCGTCAGTCGTGACAACActagcttgacctttcggtctcacaaTGTCCGCCCGCCCGAGCCATGCCACCGTGCAAAAGTAGGACCCGAGGCTTGAAAGCAACGCCGCCTGGTCTGATATTTCGGCCCATCGCACGCGCCCGTGGCCAGCCTAAAACTGCATGCTGCTAGATGGGCCACGGAGGCTTGGTCCTACTAATAACGACTCTACCCTAGCAACCCAATCTTATCTTACCCAAATGAAAACGGCCCTCCCAGCACAAAAACGGCCCTCCCATGAACGTGCATGCAGATCGCAGGGAAGCAAAGAAAGGGGCCCGGTTACTTCTGTCCGCGGGTGGTGCACGCAACTTGTTGTGAGAACGCAAGCTCAACATTGTCCTAGTTGCAAGGCTGCATTCATTTGTGACTTTGTGTTGGGTGGTTCGCCTGAACCAATCCAAATATGGTTTGGTACCTAACGAGATCAGATGCGCCTCCTAAATTTATACACCCGGCCCTGCCATCATCAACTTGCCTTGGCAGAACTTAGCAAGTCACCCATGTTAACTTCCGGCGCTGCTTACTTTAATTAGACGGGCATTGCCCAGGTTCTGTGCTGGCTACTCAGGGTAGCAACCGCTCAAGTGGAAGTCATCCTCATCTCACACCAGCAATTAGTAGACTGCTAGCTAACGGTTACTATTACTGTGTGTGAAATGTTAGAAGGCTTACGGTGATGTAGAGGTCGAACTTGATGAGGGCGTAGGCAGTCCAGCAGATGCCATTGACGAGCGAGGCCACGGACAGGAACAGGGGCATGTACTCCACGCTCTTGGTCTGGATCACCATTTTCTGAAACACAAACACGGGAAAAATcaacatgatgatgatgaacaatactccACGAAAGGAAATCCATCCATTTTACAGCCAATTGATTGTGCTGTACTGTACAATTCATCCAAAGAAAACATGCAGTCAAACGGAAACAACTTCCCTCTACACGCATTAACCAGATTGTGAAGCATAAAAACTACCAAGGAAACGACAGCATGTGAGATGGCACAACTTTTGTTTTGTTTGGGATGGGAGGACTAAAAAAGTGTTTCATATAAGAGAAAAAGCCCTGAAGAATTTTAACGAAAAGTGCAACGGGCACAAGTTGTTAATTACAGTTGGATCAAAAAGTGAAGGATGAACAAAAATAAGATGAGTTTTTCCTTTCTGACAGCAAAAGAACATGAGTTTTTCCTCTCTCTTTTGACAGCAAAGGGACAGGAGTTGATTTGACGCCATGATTGGAAACACTGCATCTACGTAATACGTATatattttttcttcagaaaaagaaTATTTGCGCTGTTCAAAGTAGATAGCGAGATAGCCGAAAAGAATACAGCTACTGCTAGATAGAGAGAAAACGACAGGATTACGCATGCGTGTACTCGCGTATTCTATTCTCCACCCAGAACGTACCCAGAGCAGACGTTGGTCAATCAAATTAGTATAGATTAATCCAGCGTTCTTTTCCTATGGTTATTCTCATTCGAACAGCAGTTAATTAATCATTTCCTCGCCTGATCGATCTCCTGACACCGacaatcacctactagtactagtgTAACACTGAAATCAATCAATAAAAAACTAGAGTAGCACCAAATCTCACTCCAGTACTGTACTGGTTTGTAGGTGAGACCGTGAGAGTGATGGCGACGCGTACCATGACGGAGAGCGGCGCGGCGTACATGCCGGTGCCGAAGAGGACGCAGAGGATGCCGACGACCATGGACCTGCGGTCGTGGGTGTGGGCGAGGGAGAGGACGAGCGCGGCAACCCCGCCGACGAAGGCGACCTCGGCGACCAGCAGGAGGAGGactcggcggcgggcggcgccgacGGAGAAGgtgaggaagagcgcgacgtaggtGAGCTCGATGAGCATGCCGGTGCCGTTGATGGTGATGACGAGCATGCTGTGCGGGTGCACCAGCGGGAGCCCGTAGAGCACCCACATCATGCAATTCAGCAGCGTCGCCAGGTACGGCACCGCCGAGTACTGCTCCACCGTCTTCTTCTTCCAGATTTGGATGAACGTCGGCCTGGAATTCGCAGTTCGCAAGTATTTTCACTGGTCAGGCATTTTTTCGAAGAGATATCCAAACTATTTCGATCAGAAAACGGAATACAAAATTATTGCGGTGCCGATCTCCGCATTCTCATGAATTTGTGTCATGTAATTCTCGCTCTTTGCTCAGCACAATTAATTCCGGAAATCCATTTTATCCGGCGACTTAAATGAAGATACACTTATATTTAAGAGTGGTATAGTTTTAGTCGGTGCTTACACTGGGGATaggaagagcaccaaggcggttccATTGCCTGCAAGGGAGACACAAAACAATCCCAAAAAAAGCAACATCAGAAGTAGATCTCGGACGATGAACAAACAAACGCAAAGGAGGAACCGCCGAACAAATCACGGTTCGGGCCGCTCTAGGGAAGCCGGCGCGTGATGCTCGCTTGCACTAGAAGGGAGCAAAAGTTCGTGAAGAGGACACGCGCAAAGCGGCGAGAAACAAAAAGAGCATCAGGGGGCAACAGCAGCACCCCCCGTACGACCCGTGTGGCGCCGCTGCCACATGGTTTTCGCTGCAGTGCAGGCGCACATGCGTATGCGGTACAGAGGCGGGGGGGCGTGGGGCGACGGGGAGGCACGCACCTATGACGCCGATGACGGTGCGGATAGCGTCCGGCGACACCATGGTGGCGTGGCTTCCGGCGAGAGGTAACCGCACCGAGGAACTGATCTAGAGGAGCGTCTCGGGTGCAgacgagagggagggggagagtgGAACGGATTTCTGGActtgggaggggaggggcaggGGGCAGGGAAGGATGCAAGTACAGCGGACCCTCTCCCTCTGTCTCTGTGCGTTGCGTTTGATGAGTGAATGATCTCAGGAAAACACCGAACGGGGTCCTTAAATAGAGCGGGGCTGCTGGCCCGTGGGCCCCGCACCGTCGTCCCCATCTCTATCTCTATccggctctctctctctcatggaCGCCGCGCCGGCCTTTTGCATacgcctctttctctctctctctctgtgtttcTCTCTCTATAACTATCCCGATGTGCTGTGGCCCAGCAGCCAGCCGGGGGGTTGGTcatactttcctttttcttttaggattttattttgatataaaatGGCGGGTTGCTCATACTGATCATTTCGACTTTGGTAGACATTCACATTCTTGATCCAGGAGCAACCCGCTGGGCAACAATAGTGTTTTGGTTGCCTGCAACCATTTTGGCTTCTTTTACCTTTACTTGCCGTTTGATTGATCCTGACTGAGATAATGCAAACTCTATTCTGCATTTTGTTTGGCTAACTGCACAGCATCACGAGATTGTTTCGTCCATGCTGCTTGGTTGACCGCCCTGAGCATTATGCTTGTGAAGATGCAATTACACGATGTTAGGTTGCTCCGGGGCGAATGCTGTGGTCATCCTTTCTCACGAGTGGTGATTTTACCACATTATATAGATAGGCAGTATCAGACTAATATCATTTCAATCCTGGCTATTAACAAATGACAGTTCATCAGTTCGTCTTAACTACTAACAAATGGCCACTCGTCTTAACTACTAGCAAATGGCAATGGCGGTACCAGATTAACAGTCATATGGCTCAATGTGGGAAAGTTCGTCAATGTCGTTCAAGAGGGAAGTTCATCATCCTCGTCTTTTTCTTTTTTCAGATATTTGAGATACCTTTGTTAGCCCACATTGCGTTAATCCACTTCAACCTTTTGCTCTTACAAGTTTCACTTTCATGTGCCTCCACACCATCGTCGGATTCAATATCGTTAGTCGTCGCATCTTTCTCTTTCGCCACATACTCAACAAGACTCCATTCTAAGATCTAGTCATCAAGAATGCAGTATGTAATAGAACCTCCAGATTGATCCACCCCACTTTCGACATAGGCGTAGTGTCGGTTTATAGGACTCTACGGTTGGCGTTTTGTCGGttctgttttcattttttttgccaGACTTTTTGggattggctgtgtgcatcctaactatgcagaggccgggtattCCTACTCTTACCTCTAGAACTAGCTGATATATCGATGATGATCATCTTTTCTAATCAATGGCATTGTGGAAGTAACAAGGATGCCCGCAATAATGAGAACACATTGTTAGATGGAACGATGGTGTTGAATAGAACCAACTTATGAAATATTGTGTGATCACATCGTTTAATTTTTGTTATCGGTAATTACAAACAAAGTGTTAAGGTTTACTCACGGCATTAGACCGGATGGTTATTTTGGGGTTGCCAAACGTCACACCTTAACTGTGTGATCATCTCTACTACAAAAGGGGAGTTAGTCTTTGTATGTTCGCCTTCACCCCTGCCCCTCTCCTGTTATGTTCTCTCCTGTGTGCCACCCCTCCCAAATGTCttgcattaactcaatcaaatcaaaTTACATCTTACCAAAATCTCAACTAAATCAAAACTTTAATTGCGTTCCTTTACCCAtacccaaatcaaatcaaatcctATCAAAGTCTCAACTAAATCTAAATTTTCCTTGTGTCCCCCTACCCATATagaaatcaaatcaaatcttatcAAAACCTCAACTAAATCAAAATTCTTTGTGTTCCCTACTcatatcaaaatcaaatcaaatcttacaAAATCTCAACTAAATGAAAACttcctagccttcccctacccatactcaaatcaaatcaaatcataccaaaatctagAATATGGTGGGTGTAAGGTTTGTGTCGGGCATGATTGTTGTTGATCTATTAGAATATGTATGCCCCAGTTGCAACACACGACCAATTAGCTAGTCTCTACTATTAAAGTGGAGTTGCTAGGTTCCCCTCACTCCCTCCGCCGGTTTTTCCTCCCAACGGCCCTCGTATTTTCTGTTGATTTTTTGATAATTTCAACCGGTGCCGCATAAAGAAAATAAAGTAACTTGGAATAATTTATATGGAACCAGTAATTTCCTAAAATCACATCCTACGTTAACTCAATCAAATTAAATTGAATCTTATAAAAATCTCAACTAAATCAAAAAAATcttgccttctcctacccataCCCAAACAAAATCAAATCTTACCAAGACCTCAGCTAAATCAAAACATTCCTTACCTTTACCTAACCATACTCAAATCAAATTAAATCCTACCAAAACCTAAAATAAGGTGGGTGTAAAATATATGTCGGACAAGGTTGATGTTGACTCACTAGAATATGTATGCCCCATAGCAACACACAGTCGATTAGCTAGTAAAGGTAACTTACAGGTATACCAAAAAAGTATATCACAGTGATCGATAGTTCAAGACCGGGATTTGCTCCTCCGGCGATGGAGAGATACACATTGGCCCCACTTAGTATTACGGTATCCATTATCGTCTCACCAGACATAATGATGGTGATCATTGGGGGTGCCATAATGCAGaaagaagaaaagagaacaaaaccggtaatgatGATAGCGATAAAAGTCTCAGATTGGGTCTTGTAATGTTTCGCGTACCAAAGGGATTTGTAAGTGGTAACTTAAAAAGGTTCGCTCGATAAAGATCATCGTGAATATGTGGGAATTATCAAGGGTGTCCAGATCCCCTATTAGTTATTGGCCGGAAGGATACTTTGAAGTAGTAGTCTACCTCAACACTAGATCAATGATCATCAAGAACCCCTAAAAAAACGATCGTCAAGAGAAGTTGTTGCGGTTGGGAGGTTTAGCCTAGCTCCCAAAAATTGTTGGCCTTCACCAACAATCTACTCTGCTCCCACTATGTTTTGTTGGTGAGACTGATCGTTATCCGCATCTTCATAATGATCAGGGGCTTGTTTGTGCTAGGAAATTTTGACTGCGTAGCACGTTCCCTACAATACTTGCTTGAAATACTGGGAAATCATCTAATTGGTTCTCCTAAAAGTGATGTGAATCACACCGAACCTCTAATTATGGCCTACAACATGAAGGAACATCGCTACTTGCTCCTCGACAGAGGCGTGGATGCTATCTTTTAGCAACCCCCTCTCCCTAAACGTGTCCACAAGCTTGGTGAAGGGTTTCTTCTCATTAGAAGCATGTTTACAACCTCTACATTCTTATGTTGTAAATGTAGATCAGATTCTCCATCCTTTCCCCATCTTAGGGTAACATTGAACCATATCTGATCACAGACTTAGAATTGCAACTAAGCGTTCTTTTGTGGAACAACATGACTCATGCCTGAATCACAAAAATAAAGTGTTGATGCTTGAACGagtaacattattcattcatcctaAAACGATGTTGCGATAAGTAACGACGAAATTAAACCTACATCTTATATAATGACCTAATAGTGGAGGGTGGTTGTATGGTGCTTACCGCCATTGGAGACTAGACAACCGGCTGCCTATGCCGAAGACGAAGCGGACGAGACGGAGATGGAGACGAGGAGCACGTCGTGGTGCTGGTACAACAAATCTAAGTCGTCACCCTCGCTACCACTGTCGGTACAACATATCTAAGTCGCCGCCGCCATTGCTGAGAACTGATGCTC is drawn from Triticum dicoccoides isolate Atlit2015 ecotype Zavitan chromosome 6B, WEW_v2.0, whole genome shotgun sequence and contains these coding sequences:
- the LOC119322248 gene encoding bidirectional sugar transporter SWEET4-like codes for the protein MVSPDAIRTVIGVIGNGTALVLFLSPVPTFIQIWKKKTVEQYSAVPYLATLLNCMMWVLYGLPLVHPHSMLVITINGTGMLIELTYVALFLTFSVGAARRRVLLLLVAEVAFVGGVAALVLSLAHTHDRRSMVVGILCVLFGTGMYAAPLSVMKMVIQTKSVEYMPLFLSVASLVNGICWTAYALIKFDLYITIPNGLGVMFAVGQIILYAIYYKSTQQILEARKRKADQVPMTEVVVDGKSGSATNSGAANGHY